The following proteins come from a genomic window of Methanosarcina sp. MTP4:
- a CDS encoding SRPBCC domain-containing protein: protein MKNERGIGISRFTKEISTEIEIFAPAERIWEILMDFAAYPKWNPYIQEISGDAEVGKKLKVYMKPEWEKKGTTLHPRILRLEPRKELTWKGSFFLPGVLDGEHSLILEETGTRRVRFIQKEIFNGLAIPIITASWSIEEGTKRSFSEMNRALKKKAEKF, encoded by the coding sequence ATAAAAAATGAAAGAGGGATTGGAATCAGCCGGTTCACAAAAGAAATAAGCACCGAAATCGAAATCTTCGCCCCTGCCGAGCGCATCTGGGAAATTCTCATGGATTTTGCGGCCTATCCTAAGTGGAACCCCTACATTCAGGAAATTAGCGGGGATGCGGAAGTCGGGAAAAAACTGAAAGTCTACATGAAACCGGAATGGGAAAAAAAGGGCACGACCCTCCATCCCCGGATCCTCCGCCTGGAACCCAGAAAAGAGCTTACCTGGAAAGGAAGTTTCTTTCTTCCGGGGGTGCTTGATGGGGAGCACAGTTTAATCCTCGAGGAAACAGGGACCCGGAGAGTTCGCTTTATCCAGAAGGAAATCTTCAACGGCCTGGCTATTCCCATCATCACTGCTTCGTGGTCTATCGAAGAAGGTACGAAGCGGAGTTTTTCGGAAATGAACCGTGCGCTTAAGAAAAAGGCGGAAAAATTTTAA
- the hflX gene encoding GTPase HflX, translating to MNPEKQPGNGTKVILVKRDNPRSEGERNANLFEELRELAKAAGYRSVGEISQTRFPDRKYQLGRGKVEELAELVEITEAEKVIFYNRLSTTQIYNISELCQCRVIDKFQLILEIFAKRATTHRSKLQVELAKLKYELPRARAVVSILKKEEKPGFMGLGGYEDSYEQDLKKRITRIKSELETAEKDDASLRVFRRRQGLSLISLAGYTNAGKSTLFNTLVDEESEAMNMLFTTLVPMTRALDLGGRKALLTDTVGFIEELPHWMVDAFKSTLDGIFLSDIILLVADVSEKPEIVHQKLATCHDTLWDRINGVPVITVLNKVDRLDLEELETRLEQIKYLAPNPILVSAKNGTGIPELKAEIFRHLPPWKTCSLTLPNSPKGMSALSWLYEEGIVHNVEYGEKISVDYEARASIIRKARNLEQDLAE from the coding sequence ATGAATCCAGAAAAACAGCCCGGAAACGGGACTAAGGTAATTCTCGTAAAAAGAGACAACCCCCGCTCGGAAGGGGAACGCAACGCAAACCTTTTCGAGGAACTCAGGGAACTTGCAAAGGCTGCAGGCTACCGTTCCGTGGGAGAAATTTCCCAGACCAGATTTCCTGACAGGAAATACCAGCTAGGACGGGGAAAGGTCGAGGAACTTGCCGAACTTGTGGAAATCACGGAGGCGGAAAAGGTCATTTTTTACAACAGGCTGTCCACAACTCAGATCTATAACATCTCGGAACTCTGCCAGTGCCGGGTAATTGACAAGTTCCAGCTTATCCTTGAAATCTTTGCAAAAAGGGCTACAACCCATCGTTCCAAACTCCAGGTGGAACTTGCAAAGCTTAAATACGAACTCCCAAGAGCAAGGGCTGTCGTATCCATCCTGAAAAAGGAAGAGAAGCCCGGGTTCATGGGGCTCGGGGGCTATGAAGATTCCTATGAGCAGGACCTGAAGAAGAGGATTACCCGGATAAAAAGCGAGCTGGAAACCGCGGAAAAGGACGACGCGTCCCTTCGCGTCTTCCGGCGCAGGCAGGGCCTCTCTTTGATCTCCCTTGCCGGATACACTAATGCCGGGAAAAGCACCCTTTTCAACACCCTGGTGGACGAAGAGTCCGAAGCCATGAACATGCTCTTTACGACCCTGGTCCCCATGACCCGGGCGCTGGACCTGGGCGGGCGAAAGGCGCTTCTAACCGATACCGTGGGTTTTATCGAGGAACTTCCCCACTGGATGGTGGACGCTTTCAAGTCCACCCTGGACGGGATCTTCCTCTCGGATATCATCCTCCTTGTTGCGGATGTAAGCGAAAAACCCGAAATCGTCCACCAAAAGCTTGCCACCTGCCACGATACCCTCTGGGACCGTATCAACGGCGTCCCTGTAATCACCGTGTTGAATAAGGTCGACAGGCTGGACTTAGAAGAACTGGAAACCCGCCTGGAGCAGATCAAATATCTTGCCCCCAATCCCATCCTGGTTTCCGCAAAAAATGGCACGGGCATCCCGGAGCTTAAAGCCGAGATCTTCAGGCACCTCCCTCCCTGGAAGACCTGTTCCCTTACCCTCCCCAATTCCCCAAAAGGGATGTCTGCCCTCTCCTGGCTTTATGAGGAAGGCATCGTGCACAACGTGGAGTACGGGGAAAAAATTTCAGTGGATTATGAAGCAAGAGCCTCGATCATCCGCAAAGCAAGGAATCTGGAGCAGGACCTTGCGGAATGA
- a CDS encoding PHP domain-containing protein yields the protein MKFDLHVHSRYSRDSNSDLDAILTVARARGLDGLAICDHDTVDGGLACARRARELGTGITVIPGIEVSSSKGHILVLGIEEDIEPLLSPEETIRQARILGGTVIIPHPFKSSSHGIGSFEGLDIDAAEVFNSRCLFNGANKKALLEAERLGIPPVAGSDSHIPEMVGQAYTEIDALENTVDAVLQAIREGKVSPAGKKSPTPIILRQTAGSVKRKIKTKIFGIA from the coding sequence ATGAAATTCGATCTTCACGTCCATTCCCGTTATTCAAGGGACAGCAACTCGGACCTGGACGCCATTCTCACCGTTGCAAGGGCAAGGGGACTTGACGGGCTAGCGATCTGCGACCACGATACAGTGGATGGCGGGCTTGCCTGCGCAAGGAGAGCCCGGGAACTGGGGACAGGGATAACTGTTATTCCCGGCATCGAGGTGAGTTCTTCAAAGGGGCATATCCTGGTCCTCGGGATCGAAGAGGATATCGAGCCCTTGCTAAGCCCTGAGGAGACAATCCGGCAAGCCAGGATACTCGGGGGCACGGTAATTATCCCTCACCCCTTCAAGAGCAGTTCCCACGGGATCGGGAGCTTTGAGGGGCTTGACATTGATGCCGCGGAGGTCTTTAACTCCCGCTGCCTCTTCAACGGTGCAAACAAAAAAGCCCTCTTAGAAGCCGAGAGGCTCGGCATCCCACCTGTTGCGGGAAGTGATTCCCATATCCCGGAGATGGTAGGGCAGGCGTACACGGAAATTGACGCATTAGAAAATACGGTGGATGCCGTACTGCAGGCAATCCGGGAAGGAAAGGTTTCTCCTGCCGGGAAAAAGTCTCCGACTCCGATAATCCTCAGGCAGACGGCCGGGAGCGTAAAAAGGAAAATCAAGACAAAAATTTTTGGAATTGCCTGA